In Bactrocera oleae isolate idBacOlea1 chromosome 5, idBacOlea1, whole genome shotgun sequence, a genomic segment contains:
- the LOC106623121 gene encoding uncharacterized protein isoform X1, whose amino-acid sequence MVYCSVPGCEKFNKSQTKRFMFSFPKKKELVQKWLEAIPSLARPVKSSWRVCQYHFQPEDILKSFSHTIGGEVFVIERERPRLKPNVVPTRNLQINTFIGNNERETKSIKNHISHVLKQSKDTDALNRRSIAQLNLAGNQDAVPGEKCEKACVRNVEIIKVQHESKDPTAVADILNRTSEFLEEDDEQFESQSFEDITNECNQNLDRNDGVFILQDKEHTESSLTDNKTEYLANCSNPITEIDSFDNLFDSVFEVVLPTTLWGVHRSPQQKRIMFVCIDEEQLNVQKMLIVDDSGDLKMYLVSRLIREEHWPVDILTPERISDMLAELEAMQICLGANLSETCEVLLTYVNRDEQRTQRLCKKCC is encoded by the exons atggttTATTGTTCAGTACCAGgatgtgaaaaattcaacaaaagcCAAACTAAACGATTTATGTTTAGCTTTCCCAAAAAGAAGGAATTGGTACAAAAATGGCTTGAAGCGATACCTAGTTTAGCGCGGCCTGTTAAAAGTTCTTGGCGAGTATGCCAATACCATTTTCAACCAGAggatattttaaaatcattcaGCCACACCATTGGCGGAGAAGTGTTCGTAATAGAGAGGGAGAGACCCAGGCTGAAACCAAATGTGGTGCCAACAAGAAATCTTCAAATCAACACATTT ATTGGAAACAACGAGCGAGAAACCAAATCGATAAAGAATCATATATCGCATGTATTGAAACAATCTAAAGATACTGACGCCTTAAATAGAAGATCCATTGCACAGTTAAACTTGGCCGGTAACCAAGATGCTGTACCTGGAGAGAAGTGTGAAAAGGCATGTGTGCGCAATgttgaaataataaaagttcAACATGAATCAAAGGATCCTACAGCCGTTGCAGATATTTTGAACAGAACGTCAGAATTTCTAGAAGAGGACGACGAGCAATTTGAATCACAAAGTTTTGAAGACATTACTAATGAGTGTAACCAAAATCTGGATAGAAATGATGGAGTTTTTATTCTACAAGACAAAGAACATACCGAAAGCAGTTTAACTGACAATAAGACCGAATACCTTGCCAACTGTTCAAATCCAATAACAGAGATAGATTCCTTTGACAACCTCTTTGACAGCGTGTTTGAAGTAGTTTTGCCTACAACGCTGTGGGGAGTTCATCGCTCTCCACAGCAAAAACGGATAATGTTCGTATGTATAGATGAAGAACAATTAAATGTACAGAAAATGCTAATAGTGGATGATTCAGGCGAcctaaaaatgtatttagtGAGCAGGCTGATCCGCGAAGAGCATTGGCCAGTGGATATTTTAACGCCAGAGCGTATATCGGATATGCTTGCAGAGTTGGAGGCAATGCAAATATGTCTCGGAGCAAATTTGTCTGAAACTTGTGAAGTTCTGCTTACATATGTTAATCGCGATGAACAAAGAACacaaagattatgcaaaaagtgctgttaa
- the LOC106623121 gene encoding uncharacterized protein isoform X2: protein MFSFPKKKELVQKWLEAIPSLARPVKSSWRVCQYHFQPEDILKSFSHTIGGEVFVIERERPRLKPNVVPTRNLQINTFIGNNERETKSIKNHISHVLKQSKDTDALNRRSIAQLNLAGNQDAVPGEKCEKACVRNVEIIKVQHESKDPTAVADILNRTSEFLEEDDEQFESQSFEDITNECNQNLDRNDGVFILQDKEHTESSLTDNKTEYLANCSNPITEIDSFDNLFDSVFEVVLPTTLWGVHRSPQQKRIMFVCIDEEQLNVQKMLIVDDSGDLKMYLVSRLIREEHWPVDILTPERISDMLAELEAMQICLGANLSETCEVLLTYVNRDEQRTQRLCKKCC, encoded by the exons ATGTTTAGCTTTCCCAAAAAGAAGGAATTGGTACAAAAATGGCTTGAAGCGATACCTAGTTTAGCGCGGCCTGTTAAAAGTTCTTGGCGAGTATGCCAATACCATTTTCAACCAGAggatattttaaaatcattcaGCCACACCATTGGCGGAGAAGTGTTCGTAATAGAGAGGGAGAGACCCAGGCTGAAACCAAATGTGGTGCCAACAAGAAATCTTCAAATCAACACATTT ATTGGAAACAACGAGCGAGAAACCAAATCGATAAAGAATCATATATCGCATGTATTGAAACAATCTAAAGATACTGACGCCTTAAATAGAAGATCCATTGCACAGTTAAACTTGGCCGGTAACCAAGATGCTGTACCTGGAGAGAAGTGTGAAAAGGCATGTGTGCGCAATgttgaaataataaaagttcAACATGAATCAAAGGATCCTACAGCCGTTGCAGATATTTTGAACAGAACGTCAGAATTTCTAGAAGAGGACGACGAGCAATTTGAATCACAAAGTTTTGAAGACATTACTAATGAGTGTAACCAAAATCTGGATAGAAATGATGGAGTTTTTATTCTACAAGACAAAGAACATACCGAAAGCAGTTTAACTGACAATAAGACCGAATACCTTGCCAACTGTTCAAATCCAATAACAGAGATAGATTCCTTTGACAACCTCTTTGACAGCGTGTTTGAAGTAGTTTTGCCTACAACGCTGTGGGGAGTTCATCGCTCTCCACAGCAAAAACGGATAATGTTCGTATGTATAGATGAAGAACAATTAAATGTACAGAAAATGCTAATAGTGGATGATTCAGGCGAcctaaaaatgtatttagtGAGCAGGCTGATCCGCGAAGAGCATTGGCCAGTGGATATTTTAACGCCAGAGCGTATATCGGATATGCTTGCAGAGTTGGAGGCAATGCAAATATGTCTCGGAGCAAATTTGTCTGAAACTTGTGAAGTTCTGCTTACATATGTTAATCGCGATGAACAAAGAACacaaagattatgcaaaaagtgctgttaa
- the LOC106623110 gene encoding man(5)GlcNAc(2)-PP-dolichol translocation protein RFT1 isoform X1: MERNVLHSSILSGAFSIIFQVLCRILTFAINAFIVRNVGRDVLGIMNVRLLLLESTLLFLSREAFNRAGLSATTQQRNKCSWAQLINQMWLTSPTCIVICIPCVYTWLHLLTPVEEKYNAQYQFGCYAMALSCIVELCAEAPSFVTQVFCFVRVRIVLNTLHILVRSAVFLWIVINDKSVAINAFAIAQLMSTATIIIGNYGFFYFYIRRLNQNKKQNDMKDFPFTKLSEFFPGVMKNEDKFFNSELQILTLSFVKQGVLKQILTEGEKYVMSVSPVLNFSEQATYDVVNNLGSLAARFIFRPIEESSYFFFTQTIARDVDLYKQKRESVVQTEKVLHNLSLAVTSIGLLALTFGQSYSHTLLLLYGGVDFVAGGLPEKLLRWHCLAIYFLAINGITEGYMFATNTSRDIDKYNYLMAIFSVSFLILSYILTSFLGPVGFIFANCINMFCRICYSTHFIYRQYQPTGLMPLKGLLPGKWFIITLLITGLFCKYVSSSSILVHLLYGFLSVSCCLLVWFMENSDLVKLGWRYGQRIKND; this comes from the exons ATGGAACGTAATGTGCTTCATAGCAGCATACTTAGTGGGGCTTTCAGTATTATTTTCCAG GTTTTATGTCGCATTCTTACTTTTGCCATTAATGCTTTCATTGTACGGAACGTTGGGCGTGATGTGTTAGGCATTATGAACGTACGATTGCTTCTGTTGGAAAGCACTTTACTGTTTTTATCCAGAGAAGCTTTTAACCGGGCAGGATTGAGTGCCACTACTCAGCAACGTAACAAATGCTCATGGGCTCAGTTAATAAATCAAATGTGGCTCAC GTCACCGACATGTATAGTTATATGCATTCCTTGCGTATACACTTGGTTGCATCTGTTGACACCCGTTGAGGAGAAATACAATGCGCAATACCAATTTGGTTGCTATGCAATGGCTTTGTCATGTATTGTTGAATTGTGTGCCGAAGCGCCTAGTTTTGTGACACAAGTTTTCTGTTTTGTACGAGTACGAATCGTCTTGAATACTCTACATATATTGGTACGTTCAGCTGTTTTTCTCTGGATTGTAATAAATGACAAAAGCGTCGCAATTAATGCTTTTGCAATAGCTCAGCTAATGAGTACTGCAACAATTATAATTGGAAACTACGGattcttttatttctatattcgaagacttaatcaaaataaaaaacagaatGATATGAAAGATTTCCCCTTTACAAAATTAAGCGAGTTTTTCCCTGGAGTTATGAAGAATGAA GATAAATTCTTCAACTCAGAACTGCAAATTCTTACTTTAAGCTTTGTTAAACAGGGCGTACTAAAGCAAATCTTAACTGAAGGTGAGAAATATGTTATGTCTGTAAGCCCAGTACTGAATTTTAGTGAACAAGCTACATATGATGTGGTAAATAATTTGGGGAGCTTGGCGGCACGTTTTATTTTTAGACCTATTGAAGAAAGTAGTTATTTTTTCTTCACACAAACTATTGCTCGTGACGTCGATTTGTATAAGCAAAAACGG GAAAGCGTTGTGCAAacagaaaaagttttacataattTGTCCCTAGCAGTTACATCGATTGGACTATTAGCCTTAACATTTGGTCAAAGCTATTCACATACTTTACTTCTACTCTATGGTGGTGTTGATTTTGTTGCCGGCGGACTTCCAGAGAAGCTGTTACGGTGGCATTGTTTAGCTATTTATTTCTTAGCTATAAACGGCATAACGGAGGGTTATATGTTTGCAACGAATACAAGCAGAGATATCGACAAATATAATTACTTAATGGCAATATTCTCCgttagttttctaatactctctTACATTTTGACAAGCTTCCTAGGGCCAGTTGGATTTATATTCGCCAATTGTATAAACATGTTTTGTAGGATATGCTACAG CACTCACTTTATATATCGACAATATCAGCCTACAGGTTTAATGCCGCTAAAAGGCTTGTTGCCTGGTAAATGGTTTATCATCACGCTTCTAATAACAggtttattttgtaaatacgtATCG TCATCATCAATTCTAGTACATCTATTGTATGGATTTTTAAGTGTTTCTTGTTGTTTACTCGTTTGGTTTATGGAAAACAGTGATCTAGTTAAATTAGGTTGGCGATATGGGCAACGAAttaaaaatgattga
- the LOC106623110 gene encoding man(5)GlcNAc(2)-PP-dolichol translocation protein RFT1 isoform X2, with protein MNVRLLLLESTLLFLSREAFNRAGLSATTQQRNKCSWAQLINQMWLTSPTCIVICIPCVYTWLHLLTPVEEKYNAQYQFGCYAMALSCIVELCAEAPSFVTQVFCFVRVRIVLNTLHILVRSAVFLWIVINDKSVAINAFAIAQLMSTATIIIGNYGFFYFYIRRLNQNKKQNDMKDFPFTKLSEFFPGVMKNEDKFFNSELQILTLSFVKQGVLKQILTEGEKYVMSVSPVLNFSEQATYDVVNNLGSLAARFIFRPIEESSYFFFTQTIARDVDLYKQKRESVVQTEKVLHNLSLAVTSIGLLALTFGQSYSHTLLLLYGGVDFVAGGLPEKLLRWHCLAIYFLAINGITEGYMFATNTSRDIDKYNYLMAIFSVSFLILSYILTSFLGPVGFIFANCINMFCRICYSTHFIYRQYQPTGLMPLKGLLPGKWFIITLLITGLFCKYVSSSSILVHLLYGFLSVSCCLLVWFMENSDLVKLGWRYGQRIKND; from the exons ATGAACGTACGATTGCTTCTGTTGGAAAGCACTTTACTGTTTTTATCCAGAGAAGCTTTTAACCGGGCAGGATTGAGTGCCACTACTCAGCAACGTAACAAATGCTCATGGGCTCAGTTAATAAATCAAATGTGGCTCAC GTCACCGACATGTATAGTTATATGCATTCCTTGCGTATACACTTGGTTGCATCTGTTGACACCCGTTGAGGAGAAATACAATGCGCAATACCAATTTGGTTGCTATGCAATGGCTTTGTCATGTATTGTTGAATTGTGTGCCGAAGCGCCTAGTTTTGTGACACAAGTTTTCTGTTTTGTACGAGTACGAATCGTCTTGAATACTCTACATATATTGGTACGTTCAGCTGTTTTTCTCTGGATTGTAATAAATGACAAAAGCGTCGCAATTAATGCTTTTGCAATAGCTCAGCTAATGAGTACTGCAACAATTATAATTGGAAACTACGGattcttttatttctatattcgaagacttaatcaaaataaaaaacagaatGATATGAAAGATTTCCCCTTTACAAAATTAAGCGAGTTTTTCCCTGGAGTTATGAAGAATGAA GATAAATTCTTCAACTCAGAACTGCAAATTCTTACTTTAAGCTTTGTTAAACAGGGCGTACTAAAGCAAATCTTAACTGAAGGTGAGAAATATGTTATGTCTGTAAGCCCAGTACTGAATTTTAGTGAACAAGCTACATATGATGTGGTAAATAATTTGGGGAGCTTGGCGGCACGTTTTATTTTTAGACCTATTGAAGAAAGTAGTTATTTTTTCTTCACACAAACTATTGCTCGTGACGTCGATTTGTATAAGCAAAAACGG GAAAGCGTTGTGCAAacagaaaaagttttacataattTGTCCCTAGCAGTTACATCGATTGGACTATTAGCCTTAACATTTGGTCAAAGCTATTCACATACTTTACTTCTACTCTATGGTGGTGTTGATTTTGTTGCCGGCGGACTTCCAGAGAAGCTGTTACGGTGGCATTGTTTAGCTATTTATTTCTTAGCTATAAACGGCATAACGGAGGGTTATATGTTTGCAACGAATACAAGCAGAGATATCGACAAATATAATTACTTAATGGCAATATTCTCCgttagttttctaatactctctTACATTTTGACAAGCTTCCTAGGGCCAGTTGGATTTATATTCGCCAATTGTATAAACATGTTTTGTAGGATATGCTACAG CACTCACTTTATATATCGACAATATCAGCCTACAGGTTTAATGCCGCTAAAAGGCTTGTTGCCTGGTAAATGGTTTATCATCACGCTTCTAATAACAggtttattttgtaaatacgtATCG TCATCATCAATTCTAGTACATCTATTGTATGGATTTTTAAGTGTTTCTTGTTGTTTACTCGTTTGGTTTATGGAAAACAGTGATCTAGTTAAATTAGGTTGGCGATATGGGCAACGAAttaaaaatgattga
- the Lint-O gene encoding uncharacterized protein Lint-O, which produces MKKVARLRIAQQDDAASITSSENMAVRTTGRIKKPKAVFDPSDNYLPRSQRVNTAATHSGGTGPTATGISILIDRKRDTPTLQNQDTQQNKRLSQSSISSTGTSGSVGEIASTEVVCDVCQKREAKRGTHARNKLISCLECERRVHKLCLQVDFEDIDILRQNYKCENCRTCDVCDAFNDCEPKINQPMVTCSKCVKSYHLTCHIPNVFKYQQTFRWKCNKCQPCINNGGSALPVKTIREIIGDDPHRSKCTQFLQQNINIAEAAAEAKSAATKLSTQDVQVGNDNGQKQGKSGIESDGSCLESGGSSTTSSSSTTSSNITSVSGDAKIGDAMASKRPKTHHDETINSNTPVIRYSPYEPIDVPDVKDWNADQVATYFAKYFPNEAHVFKEHEIDGTSLLLLKRSDVIKKLPIKLGPSLRIYSLILKIQTQLNDPTLGWNCGL; this is translated from the exons atgaaaaaagttgcTCGCTTGCGAATTGCACAGCAGGATGATGCTGCCAGTATTACGAGCTCCGAAAATATGGCTGTACGAACAACAGGACGTATAAAA AAACCTAAAGCCGTCTTTGATCCTTCTGACAATTATTTGCCACGTTCACAACGTGTTAATACTGCAGCGACACATTCAGGCGGTACGGGCCCGACAGCAACAGGAATATCTATCCTTATTGATCGGAAACGGGACACACCAACTTTACAAAATCAAGATACACAGCAAAATAAACGTCTTTCCCAATCCTCAATAAGTTCGACCGGCACATCTGGTTCTGTTGGTGAAATTGCGTCAACAGAAGTTGTATGTGATGTTTGTCAAAAGCGCGAAGCCAAGCGCGGTACTCACGCCAGGAATAAATTAATATCTTGTTTGGAATGCGAACGAAGAGTACATAAACTATGCCTACAGGTAGATTTTGAAGATATTGACATTTTACGTCAAAACTACAAGTGCGAAAATTGCCGTACATGCGATGTATGTGACGCTTTTAATGACTGCGAACCAAAAATTAAC CAACCAATGGTGACGTGTTCTAAATGCGTTAAATCATATCATCTGACCTGCCACATTCCCAATGTGTTTAAATACCAACAGACTTTTCGATGGAAATGCAATAAATGTCAACCGTGTATAAACAATGGAGGTTCTGCTTTACCAGTGAAAACAATACGGGAAATCATTGGTGATGATCCACATCGCTCAAAATGTACCCAATTTCTTCAGCAAAACATAAACATTGCAGAAGCTGCAGCCGAAGCGAAAAGTGCTGCTACCAAACTTTCAACACAGGATGTGCAAGTAGGTAATGATAATGGACAAAAACAAGGCAAGAGTGGTATAGAAAGCGATGGAAGTTGCCTAGAAAGCGGGGGTAGTAGTACTACAAGTAGCAGTAGCACAACCAGTAGCAACATCACCAGTGTAAGTGGCGATGCAAAGATTGGCGATGCTATGGCATCAAAAAGACCAAAAACGCATCACGATGAGACTATAAATAGTAATACACCGGTTATCCGATATAGCCCTTATGAACCAATAGATGTGCCCGATGTAAAGGATTGGAATGCTGATCAAGTCGCTACTTATTTTGCCAAGTACTTTCCTAACGAGGCGCACGTTTTTAAGGAACATGAAATCGATGGAACTTCACTGTTGTTGCTTAAGCGCAGTGATGTTATTAAAAAGCTGCCAATTAAATTGGGTCCTTCACTGCGTATTTAcagtttaatattaaaaatacagaCACAGTTAAATGATCCAACACTTGGTTGGAATTGTGGACTTTAA
- the Ugalt gene encoding UDP-N-acetylglucosamine transporter has product MAQMEKAIEDVFGRGQVRVQDFGGSGQRNSSVVVTIPAHTLMTTTSIPTTAMNIHVNANTLKYISLITLTLQNAILGLSMRYARTRQGDIFISSTAVLMSEIVKLVTCLVLVFNEEGKDAQKFVHTLHKTIIANPVDTLKVCVPSLVYIVQNNLLYVSASHLDAATYQVTYQLKILTTAMFAVFILRRRLINTQWGALLLLIVGVVMVQLAQTVDDSAGSAPSTGPEQNRMLGLWAALGACFLSGFAGIYFEKILKGADISVWMRNVQLSLLSIPFGMLTCFINDGHQIASAGFFHGYDLFIWYLILLQAGGGLIVAVVVKYADNILKGFATSLAIVVSCVASIYLFDFNLTIRFAIGAGLVIASIFLYGYDPTKSTGNSKQTTMNAAQKNPAQLEDEEQLLPRV; this is encoded by the exons ATGGCGCAAATGGAAAAAGCTATAGAAGAT GTGTTTGGACGTGGTCAAGTCAGAGTACAAGACTTTGGTGGAAGTGGCCAGAGAAACTCATCGGTAGTAGTTACAATTCCTGCCCATACTTTAATGACCACAACTTCTATACCAACAACTGCCATGAATATACACG TAAACGCCAACACTTTGAAGTACATCAGTTTAATAACGCTAACATTGCAAAATGCAATACTTGGACTTAGTATGCGATATGCACGCACACGACAGGGTGATATTTTCATCAGTTCTACAG ccgTGCTTATGTCGGAGATAGTCAAACTAGTCACCTGCTTGGTTTTGGTATTCAATGAGGAGGGTAAAGACGCACAGAAATTTGTACATACGctgcacaaaactattattgcGAATCCTGTGGATACACTCAAAGTGTGCGTTCCTTCACTAGTTTATATTGTGCAAAATAATTTACTATATGTGTCCGCTTCACATTTGGATGCGGCCACTTATCAAGTGACCTATCAACTTAAGATACTTACGACCGCCATGTTTGCTGTATTCATACTGCGACGCCGCCTTATCAACACACAGTGGGGTGCATTATTGTTGCTAATTGTTGGCGTTGTAATGGTGCAGTTAGCGCAAACCGTGGATGATAGTGCAGGAAGTGCACCATCAACTGGACCGGAGCAAAATCGAATGCTCGGATTGTGGGCAGCACTTGGAGCTTGTTTTCTGTCGGGTTTCGCTGGGATATACTTTGAAAAAATCCTTAAAGGCGCCGATATATCCGTATGGATGCGTAACGTACAACTAAGTTTGCTCAGCATACCATTTGGTATGCTGACTTGCTTCATTAACGATGGACATCAAATCGCAAGCGCCGGTTTCTTCCATGGTTATGACTTGTTCATTTGGTATTTAATACTCCTACAGGCGGGTGGCGGACTTATAGTAGCAGTCGTGGTAAAATATGCTGATAACATATTAAAAGGATTTGCTACCTCCTTAGCTATAGTCGTTTCATGTGTAGcatctatttatttattcgaCTTCAACTTGACTATACGTTTTGCAATTGGTGCGGGATTGGTTATTGCTTCTATATTTTTGTATGGTTACGATCCCACTAAGTCAACCGGTAACTCAAAGCAGACAACAATGAATGCAGCACAAAAGAACCCAGCACAATTAGAGGATGAGGAACAACTTTTGCCCAGAGTTTAA